The following is a genomic window from Calliphora vicina chromosome 5, idCalVici1.1, whole genome shotgun sequence.
gactcacctccttttccgaccctcccattttggttccccagacattccaaattaatatttactttgtataggagGTGCttcgccctctaatctaattttccctatattcagctaactccgcacagtaataagaaattaattcgtaaaaagtaaaaaacacttttataattgtaatagttctccagacgcccactattccaatcccggaaattttcagtgaaactatgcaaaatgataaaagagccatttagacaaAGTTTGAAAAGTCTTggaattatagttcacaaaatattaaaaaataacaatttactttgtatgggaggtgattCGCCAACTGTTCCGATCCGTCCAATTTTTGCTTAAACtacatgcagtgataagaaattgattcgtataaagtttgaacaccgtcacaattatagttctgcagatattacaaaataactatttacttacaaaaaaacaccttcaaaatatttgttttaattattaaaatcttcttcttcattgttttctataacaactctcactttaAACAGAGCAAAATCAATGTTGTTTAACTCTTTCTCTTATTTACTTACAACAACACATTGGACAAACataattgctttgtttactttttagcttgaagattacatgtacacgttttttgcatatgtgttagtaacaactTTACATGCTTATAGCTCCTAAaatactgaaccgatttcaataaaatatatattctgcaattctgtgaataaatccctttaaaatggtatatttcttgcccaaatttaatgtataatgtgagcgtaaaaggggtctaaagaaatcgacttgcctattaatattatgattttacATAACTACAATTATGCAATTAtggttatttattattatttgtttgatacTAATACTAATTATATATAAGGAAtcactattttctaatattacatactaaattataagctaagttttaaataaaggtGTAATTCATGTTAGCATTAGTTACAACCTGTCCTTTCCATCAGCCAGCCCTTAACGGATTCCACAATTTCAAACTCATTGTTGAAACAGCCGCGGCAAATATGTGCAGTTAAAGAAAGACGTCCTTCCACATTTATATGCTCGCACATATAGAACATCGAATGTACGGATTCTTTGCCCATTATAAAATACATGTTTTCAAACCGATGACCATTTGCCTTAAATAAATCTTCATTGCCCGAAGTAATATTCCACTCACAATAGCGTACCTTTGCGGTGGATGGTATACTCGACTTCTCTTGAGTCATTATGCGATCAAACTAAAAAGAGAAAGAAAGTTATTTGTAAGtataaatttagaataaatatTAATCTGTTTCTATAAAACTTACCCAATCATTAACTAGAGGTATGGAGTCACATGGTGAACGCTTCCTGCGTGACACTGTAATTTGAGGACAGGATTGAGGATGCctgtaaataaattgttattattaaatacatagtttataaatgattaattaaaattaaatacttacaTTGATATGGAATATGTAAGTTTTAGAACAACATATTCAACTTTAATTTTAGGtgccattttcaaaaaaaattatttaaaatatctatttaaATTACCAACTGAAGTTCTTGATGCTTACTGTGCCAAGATCGTTTTAGTTGTGTATAAGAAATTCGTAAATCTTTagtattttatactttaaaatctTTAAGCTAAACATATTATCAGATGTCTTGTTCATAATTTAGGTTCTAGCTCATAAATGAGTTAAGCGTTTTATGATATAAtgggacatttttaaaatttgtgtgcgCTTTTAGGTAACAGAATAATTTGCAGCCGCAGCAATTAACCCTAATTAAAACATCCTTAAGTTATTCTTAGGAATCTACAGGTAAAATTATGCACACATGTGTGGAAAATAATGTAAAAcaggaattttcttttaaatttttcaagaatacgtacatacaaatgtatttcAGATTAAATcgcagaaaaatattaaaatattaattttaaaatgatatttttcTACAATTCCGAACATATATTGCAGTTTTATGAGTTAATAGTTTTCAAATCacctgtaaattttaaattacgatattaatgatttattgattattacataatttttcattgaaattgagaacattagaaaattccaaattaaattgagaatttcaactttaaattgagaaaattccaaatgaaattgagaatttcaattttcaattgggaaaattccaatagaaattgagaatttcaactttaaattgagaattttcattttaaattcagaaaattccaattgaaattgagaatttcaatatgaaatttagaattttaatatgaaattgagaaaattctattttatttgaCTACATACGTATGACCAACAGGCAtattaattctttaaaatataaaatcttatGCTGTCCAACATTCGGAGGATCTACGGTTGGTATATTCATCCTTGACTTGACATTACTTCTGAATTtggaccaaattatttcaataggaTTAAGCGTTGATGAATAGCGACTAAATCGTAGAAGTGTTGCTGGAGAGTTGTCAATTTTTGCCATCTATCAAGAACTCTTTTGACCCAATACAATACGTTCTGAATCTGGATAGAAAAGTAGGTATGTAAGATTTTGTAACATAAATTATTAcggttgatttttaaatttaccttCAATTTCACCTCTACAATTTGATCTAACTGAAGTTACACATTTTTCGAGGAAAATGTGACGACAGGGAActctaaattatattttaaatcccTTTTTGTTCgttcaaataaaatgttgacTTCTAATTTCTCATCACAGAAAGAATGTTTGACCAAAATAAATGATAGGagattgtatattgtatattttttatggaactaattgattgtttttttcatttaaaatatttcatataatgTTTAGTTTATAATGTGGAGTTTTtccaatttcatattgaaattctcaatatttcgaattttctcaatttaatttggaattttctcaattcaaaatggaaattctcaatttcatttggaattttctcaatttaaaatggaaattataaatatcacttggaatttctcaatttcaatgaaaaatggtgtagttgAAAAGCCTGTCCATGCAGGCAAATCATCAAAGTCGAAAAATCCAAacaggttttaataaataatacatatgtatgtagattgtAAAGAATTTTCTAATGGTTTTtaaggaagaacaattttatttctttatagaatgaaatacacaatttaatttacaaacaaataagcCTAATTGACCGAATCATACATAACAAAAAGCAATAACTacattgacttaaattttctttagtaacttcgatttaaatgaataattttcatTCTATGAATCACTTTATGGAAAACGTCAGCCTTACTATGTTAATACTCAAGTATTTGGAACACCTCACCGTTGATTTGACAAACGCCATCATTTCTAGGATAAAGAATGgcagattttgaatacttttataCTGAGTAGACGTTTgcgaatattatttaaatttgctcaATCACCATTAATATAAGAGAgtataaattatgtttatatgTTTGGATGTATGTGTAAGTGTGTGGTTTGTGGATTgtgtattaaatgaaaaattaaattttcatctaaTACAGATTCCACATTATTGTATATGTGTTCTTTATGTTTCAATTagtagttttaattattttgtgtaGTATAGTTTTacgatattttcaaatatattaataaaagttATCTTAGGTGAccatataaattgttaattacatattgaaatttaaaacaaaaatgatattttacaataatatttaacaaaaaaaataaaatgattttagaaaattcgaattttaggaatattattataaattaaagataaaaaatttagaatttaaatgcaaaaatttagaattttgtgattaaaatttaaagatttcagCAATATTTACAATTTCTGTTTAACTGAATACGAATAACCGAAAATTATTGTTTGATATCAAAGTTTTGAGATAAGATTATTAACACGTTAGTCTAAAATTTGGTCCTGGTCACCTTAACAGACAATTGTAATTGAGTTTGAGAAGATTTAACCTTATATGCGATATATGTATAGGTATATTATTCAATGGATTCAACTGACACACGAAATTTCGGATCTATTTTATAGTCGTTCACAAAATTTGATGTTGAATCTTCTGTTATAAAAGCAGATTTGAATTCTCATAGAATTGTATGTTGAATTACTTGATATAAAAGCAAAATCGTTCCAAAGATCACGATTTTAGATAGGGTCAGTTTTAGCACCAAATATCTCGAGTTACATgcactatatttaaaaaaatcactattttacaaacaaaatcttaaaaatcaTAGAAATAATGACCTTACCTCAATTAGAAAAAGATTCGATAAAGAAATTTGCAAATACGACCTAGGGATCAACcaccaatatcaaaaaaatcaaaagaaaatgtattttaatgagCTCTTGCGATCGACTGAGTTTTAagacaattttcaaataatgaaaaattttatattattagacaaattagaaatatatgaaaatcaaagctaactaaacaaaacataaaaaaattgaaaaacaaaatcaattataGTAATTTTGTTCAAACAGTAGAATTTATAATACAGCCAaagaaaaatttagtaaaaccTAATGcgaatttgaaataattaaacaaaataagataAATTTCAATGAAGTCACCCTCACAAATTCACTGAGGGGGcgctttagttatggccgatACTATATATTACAAAATCTTACATACCTACTTTTCTATCCAGATTCAGGACGTATT
Proteins encoded in this region:
- the LOC135961302 gene encoding uncharacterized protein LOC135961302, which encodes MAPKIKVEYVVLKLTYSISMHPQSCPQITVSRRKRSPCDSIPLVNDWFDRIMTQEKSSIPSTAKVRYCEWNITSGNEDLFKANGHRFENMYFIMGKESVHSMFYMCEHINVEGRLSLTAHICRGCFNNEFEIVESVKGWLMERTGCN